The proteins below are encoded in one region of Triticum aestivum cultivar Chinese Spring chromosome 1B, IWGSC CS RefSeq v2.1, whole genome shotgun sequence:
- the LOC123081009 gene encoding BTB/POZ and MATH domain-containing protein 3-like, whose protein sequence is MADRCKLSAAIVSGSVERSYLLKVDGFKGHDWVLRYYPNGGRSEIGDSARYVSLVVECCDAIDDLPKPHIDLRDRDGQPEPPYVVSTIYSCPGYPMSAGLTSYYLFLIDKAELEQSGDIIDDCFSIRCVLTLSEETMDDRFVVVPPSNLHLHFADLLESMDGADVTFHIGGQMFSVHRLILAARSPVFRAELLGAMKLCSHIDANMAATSLVLAEQHCCNGLKEACLQFLASPSNLEAMMASDGYKHLKSSCPSALKELIARLLPPYMKAAKDIVMAL, encoded by the exons ATGGCAGATCGGTGTAAGCTTTCTGCTGCCATTGTATCCGGTTCTGTGGAAAGGTCCTACTTGCTCAAGGTAGATGG CTTCAAAGGGCACGACTGGGTTCTGAGGTATTACCCAAACGGTGGTAGATCGGAAATCGGTGATTCTGCCCGTTACGTATCCCTGGTTGTTGAATGTTGTGATGCTATTGATGACCTACCAAAACCACACATTGATCTGCGTGATAGAGATGGGCAACCAGAACCACCATACGTCGTCAGCACCATCTATTCATGTCCAGGGTACCCTATGTCTGCAGGCCTCACTTCATATTATCTCTTCCTCATAGATAAGGCGGAGCTGGAGCAATCAGGTGATATAATAGATGACTGTTTCAGCATTAGGTGTGTTCTTACTCTCAGTGAAGAGACTATGGATGACCGGTTTGTTGTGGTTCCTCCAAGCAACCTGCACCTGCATTTCGCCGACCTGCTAGAGAGCATGGATGGAGCGGACGTGACGTTTCATATCGGCGGGCAGATGTTCTCGGTTCATAGGCTCATTCTCGCCGCGAGGTCACCTGTTTTCAGGGCGGAGCTCCTCGGAGCCATGAAGTTATGCAGCCACATTGATGCCAACATGGCGGCGACCAGTTTGGTCTTAGCTGAGCAGCATTGCTGCAATGGACTCAAGGAAGCCTGTCTACAGTTCCTTGCTTCTCCTTCCAATTTGGAGGCGATGATGGCAAGTGATGGCTACAAACATCTCAAAAGCAGTTGCCCATCTGCCCTCAAGGAGTTGATTGCTAGGCTCCTGCCGCCTTATATGAAAGCTGCCAAGGATATTGTCATGGCACTTTAG